The DNA segment ACATCAGTCTTCAATAATAGCCTCGGGGAGCTTAGTCCAAACAAGCCTATCAGTTCTTACTACCGATAGCTGTAATGTGAACTGGTACAGTACAGCACATGGGCCGCAAACTTAATCGATTCTCCAAACGTAGCTTGCCCTGATATCGTCCTGATCGTGCACGTCACATCTGTTTGGATTGTGTGGCAGTCATGACTCTAAGGCCTTACCTGAGTAGGAACGGATCCTTGTGTGATGGTTGTTAGCAATAGCCTTGCCGAACGCAATGAGGTTGCTGGAGCAGTCCGTCCCTGTTTCAACCCAATAAAAATCCAAGCTGCTACACTACCCGCCATAACGCCGCCAGAGAGATACGGAGCTCAGCAAGACTGCGATCGCAAGCTGATGGTGATAGACCGCGTAAGAGAAACCTGTCACGGTAAAATGATCAATAAGAAGAATAAACTCTGTCCGTAAATCACCGATTGCTAGAGCGAGCAATAGCAAAGGTATCCACCGCGTGGGCAAGCGCTGCATGGATACAGATAAACGACTGGGATTAATCATCTAATGGCTCCCAAAGCATAAGCAGCGAGGGAGCCAGGGCGATACTAGACCAGCTACCAACTATCACGCCAAAGACAAGGGAAATAGCAAACCAATACAAGGTGGCACCGCCAAAAAAAACCAAAGTCAACAAAGGCATCAGTGTGGTTCCACTGGTATAAAGTGTGCGCGCTAACGTTTTGGAGACGGCTTGGTCTACGTGCAGCCTGAGCGGCAGATCAGATTCCTGTTGCGTTTGTTTACGAATACGGTCAAATACAACTACCGTGTCGTTCACTGAATAGCCAGCAATGGTGAGCAGAGCAACTGCAAAGAGACTATTGACCTCGAGCTGAAATAACAGGCCGCACCAAGCAAAGATCCCGCAAATGATAGTCACATCGTGAGCTAAGGCAACCAGGGCTAAAAAGGCGTAACGTCGGCTGTAACGAAAGGAGATGTAGAGCGTGATTCCAGCAAAGGCAACTGACAAAGATATAAGGCTGCTCTGCAATAACTGACGGCCAAAACTCGGGCCAATGGTGTCGACAGATTGACCACCAGCTTTAAAGGGACCGGCAACTAGCTCAACGGCTTCAATCACCGCTTGTCCTTGAGCAGCAGAAAGTGTCGGGAGTCGCAGCAATAGC comes from the Synechococcus sp. M16CYN genome and includes:
- the secF gene encoding protein translocase subunit SecF, translated to MVDASSTAANDVHQLHWSLISVRRQVWLISTSAVVVSSLGIMLCWLDPVIHAPLRLGLDFTGGTQIQLERNCEVACSDLKVVTISETIRKITLPRGANPPLPRLDSPRVQLLNSGQLLLLRLPTLSAAQGQAVIEAVELVAGPFKAGGQSVDTIGPSFGRQLLQSSLISLSVAFAGITLYISFRYSRRYAFLALVALAHDVTIICGIFAWCGLLFQLEVNSLFAVALLTIAGYSVNDTVVVFDRIRKQTQQESDLPLRLHVDQAVSKTLARTLYTSGTTLMPLLTLVFFGGATLYWFAISLVFGVIVGSWSSIALAPSLLMLWEPLDD